Within the Acidimicrobiia bacterium genome, the region CAGCCCGGCGGTCATCACCGCCGACACCAACCAAGAGGTCGACGTCGAGAACACCTTCCAGGAGGAGGAGCCCGACACCGGTGGCCTCGACGTGACCAAGTCGATCGTGGGCGACGCGCCGGCCAACACCACGTTCACGGTCAACATCGACTGTGAGACCGACGACACCGGTGACGGGACGCTGGTGTTCGACGAGGACGGCACCCTGACCAACGCCGGCACCATCGACTCGCTGCCGATCACCGGACTCCCGGTGGGCACGAGCTGCACCATCACCGAGCCCGACAACGGCGGCGCCGACAGCGTCAACATCACCGGCAGCCCGGCGGTCATCACCGCCGACACCAACCAGGACGTCGACGTCGAGAACACCTTCATCGAGGTCGGCGGTGACTTCACCGTGCGACTCGACGTCGACAAGCAGGTCGTCGGCAGCGTTGCGCCTGCCATTGGGACGCAGTTCGTCGTGCACGTGTCCTGCACCGGCGATGCGACGGTCGAGGAGGACCTCACGTTCACGTACCCGAACGGACTCGGCGTGCAGTCGATCACGGAGCAGATCCCGTCGCTCGGCGACCTGACGTGCACGGTCACCGAGACCGACCCGGGCGGCGTGATCCTCCAGGGCTACAAGATCGACGGCGGCGCCCTTCAGCAGGGTGCACCGACGATCGTGCTCGACCTGAACCGCACGAACGCCGGCGTCACCGTCGTGAACGACCCGAGCAAGGGGACCGAAGTCGGCGGAAGCAGCGTCACCGTCCTGCCCTTCACCGGATCCACGACCGAGATCCTCCTGAAGAGCGCGGTGTGGCTGCTGATCATCGGCGCCGTCGCATGGCTGGTGACACGGCGTCGCCGGGTGACGATGCTCGGCTAGCCCGCCACCGGCGCGCACCGATCAGCCGAGAGGCCCCGGGCATACGCCCGGGGCCTCTTTCGTATTCACTCCCGTTGGTGAGCAGGGTGGCTCCGCCACCCTCACCATTCGTCGGCCTCCGAGGCCCTGCGGGACGCCGTCGCCCCGAATGCCAGGGCCACGACCACGAGCGTGAGGCCCGCGGCGCCGGCCGCGGCAGCCGTCGACGTAACGCTCGCCACCGCGCCGAAGCCGAGGAACGTGGCAATCGCGGCGAGCTCGGTCACGAACCCCTGCACGGACGTCACTGTCGCTCGGGCGCGCGAGGTGATCATCGTCTGGAGGCGGGCGTCGAACGCCACGTACTGGATCGCGTAGACGCCTTGGAAGAGCACCAACGTGATCGGGACCGCTGAGGCCGACACCCGCGCCGTGGTGATCAGCGCGATGCCCATCGCCGCCGACATCGCGGCGAGTCGGAGCCATGAGACGTCTGACACACGGTGTGCGAGCAGGTTCCCAGCGATCGCGACGAGGAAGAAGCCCGCATGCCACAAGCTGATTCCCGCCCGACTGATGTCGACGTCGCGGAGGATCAAGGCGTAGAACTCCTCCACCGCGCCCAGCCCGACGACCGCGCCCGAGAACACGACGAAGCCCAGCAGGGCGCGGCGCCCCAACACCTCGCGAACTCCAGCGCGCAGCAGCATGAGATATCGGTGGTCGACGGCCGGCTCGGCCGGCGCCGCGGCCGGGAACGACAATGCGATCGCGCCCGTCACCAGGCACGCCGCGGAGCTCGCAACCAGGATCGCACCGAAGCCGAGTGGGATCACCGCGGCCGCGATCAGGCTGCCGACGACCGCTCCACCCGAGCTCCACGCCTCGCCAGCACCCATGATGCGGGCGTACCGGTGGTCCTCCCTCGCGGCACGCAGCTCGTCGAACACCAAGGCTTGGAAGGCGCCCGACGTAATCGCACCTTGGATCCCCCAGAGCACGAATCCGGCCGCGAACCCCTCGAAGCTCGGTGCCAGCCACCACACGAGATATCCGGCTGCACGCACGAGCTGGGCGACGGCGAGCAGGTGGCGCCGCGAGAACCGGTCGGCGAGCACGCCGGTCGGGACTTCGAGCGCGAAGCTGACGACCGACCACACCACGAAGAGCAGGGAGATCTCGGCCGCCGACAAGCCGTGCCGCGCGAACAACACCGCATAGAGCGGGTAGATCAGGATGAGATCGCCGAAGAACCGGAAGGCGTAGACCTTGCTGGTCAGAGTGCGAGGTCAGCGCATGCGATGGATGTTACGACATGCCTGAGAAGTCGACCTGACCAGTTGTCATCGCGGCGGTGAACCCGGCGTCGACGAGAAGGTTGACGCCGTTGACGTAGTTCGTCCGCACACCTCGTCGGATCGTCGGGCGGGACGACCGCATCGTGAACACCGACACGAGCTCCTTCGAAAAGCAGTACGGCAACACGCCGAGATCGGCCAACCGCGCGTCGATCCAGTCGAGTGTCTTCTCCCAGTCATCAAGATCGAGCACCTCGGTAATCTCAGCGAGGTGGGACTGCCACTGGCTCCCGGCGGTCGATGCCGTGTTGAACGATCGCGCCACCGGCGGGCACCTGGTCGAGCAAGCCTTCTGACAGCCGACGCAGCGCGAGGAAGTTGACGGCCAGCACGGCGCGCGGCGGCATGGTGTCGGCCACGCCCGCGTTGTTGAACAACGCGTGCACGTCGCCGTCGATCGCAGCAATCGCGGCATCCACCGCGGCAGAATCCGAGCGATCGGTCTCGATGAACACATCGTGCGGACCGGTCGGCGCCTTCACGTCGATGACGGTGACGTGGCTGGCCTCGAGCTCCGCGAGCAACTCGATCAACGCCGCGCCGACGCCCGTTGCCGCGCCGGTCACGACGACACGCTTGTCCGCGTCTCCGAACGGATTGGTCATGTGTGGGCGGTACAGGACTTGAACCTGTGACCCCTTGCGTGTCGAGCAAGTGCTCTACCATGCTGAGCTAACCGCCCGGTAGGACCAGCGACGTTACCAGCACGGACTACCGGACCGGCCTGTAGGAGTCAGTCCCCCTGCCAACGCACGCGACCGGCTTCCACGCGTGCTTCCTCGCTCTCGCGCTTCTCCAGCAACACCCGCCTGCGGCGGGCCACATCGCGGCGCACTTCGAGCACGTCTGTCCAGAGCGCGGGCTGCAACGCAGCGAACGCGCAGCACGCGGTCAGCCACACGGCAGCCACTCCGTCGCTCACCACGCCAGCCGCGGCGGGCGCGACACCGACGGCAACGGAGACCGCGATCCACGCGAACCAGAACCAACGCGAGTGCTCAGCCGAGTCCTGCCATACGAGGCGTGGTTGTGAGAAGACGACGAACGCGACCGTCCCGGCGACCGCGATGCCCGTGACGAGAACGATCAGCAAGCCCATCGTGTCGGTCCTAGTCCGCCGTCACCGCGCGCAGCACGTCGAGACGGGACGCCCGCCATGCTGGTGCCAGCGCAGCCACCACGCCGGCGACCATCGACAGGACAATGAACGCCGCGAACTCCACGCCGGGAATCCGGACCTCGGAGATCCCCTGCGTCTCGAGCGCAGTGCTGAATGCCCAACCCCACAGCACGCCGATGCCGGCACCGAGAAGACCGCCGATCACGGCGATCAGCACTGATTCCCCGCGCACCATCCGCCGCACCTGGCGGCGTGACATCCCGACGGCGCGGAGCAGGCCGAGCTCGCGCGTGCGCTCGTAGACCGAGAGGGCGAGGGTGTTCACGATCCCGAGCACGGCGATGATCTCCGAGAGCAGAAGGAGGGCGATCGTCACCGCGAGAAACCGGTCGATCTGGGCTTCCTGGTCGGCGCGGTACTCACTGCGCGAGAGCACCTCGATGTTCGGGAAGTCACGCCCGAGCGCGGCCTCGATCGCCGAGCGAGCGGCGCGCCGATCTCCCGCAGCCTCGGCGTAGATGAGCGCATCCTGTTCATCGTCGCCGAAGCCCTGGTCGTACGCGCGCTTGGCGACGATGAAGTCGATCGGGAAGAGCCCGAGGAAGTCGGCCTGGTCATAGATCCCCGCGACCCGCAGCGACTGGAAGCCGAGCGGGAACTGGATCGTGATGGCGTCGCCCACGCCCACCGCGTACTCCTTGGCCGCGTCGGCATGGAGGAGCACGCCGTCGCGAGCCATCGCCGCCGTACTCCCCTCCCGCACCGAGAGGTCGACGACGCGGGCAAGCGCGCGCGCCGATACTCCGGTCACGACCTCTTCGATGACGTTGACACGCACGTTGCCGAACCGAAAGGCAGCGACCGCGTCGAGCTCGGGCAGCGGATCGAGGCGTTCCGCCACTTGAGGAGAGAAGCCGGAGAACTGCTGAGCCTTGAGGATGAAGTCGGCCCGGATCCCCGCATCGACCGCCGCCCGGACCGATGCCTTGGCGGAAGCGCCAAAGATCGAGACCAGACCCACCAGTGCGAGACCGATCACCAGCGCGGACGCGGTGGCTGCGGTGCGACGCGGATTACGCATGGCATTGCCCCGCGCGAGGACACCGGTGACATCGACCGCGCGGAGCGGGAAGCCGAGGATCCCCGCGAGTGGCCGTGCCAGCGCCGCGAGGAGGACTACCGCACCGAAGAACACGAGCAGCGCGCCGAGCGCCAGGAGCCAGATCTCGTTGACGACGTCGGTGGCCTCCTGCGTGCGCTGGAGACCGATCACCAGCGCGGGGATCCCGCCCACGAGGAGTGCAGTCCCGACCAAGACGCGCCAGCGCATCGGTCGCACTCGCCCCGGCAGCACATTGCTGATGGCGGCGACTGGAGGCACACGGGCCGCGCGTAGCGCGGGCCAGACCGATGCCGCGACGGTCACTCCGACGCCCACGACGAGTGAGGCCACGATCGTTCGTTGCTCGAGCACCAGGCTTCCATCAGGGATGTCGCGCCCAAGCGCGCTTACCAACGCCAGCAAGCCCGCGGCCAGGCCGAGGCCAACGACCACTCCCGCGACCGCGGCGATCGCGCCGACGACGGTCGCTTCGATGATGACGGAGGCGATCACCTGCCGACCGCTCGCGCCCATCGCACGCAGCAACCCGAGCTCTTGCGTCCGTTGCGCGACGAGGATCGTGAAGGTGTTGAAAATGATGAACGCGCCCACGACGAGCCCGATGAGGGCGAAGCCGAGCAGCAGCTGCGTGAGCAGCTCGAGAAAGTCGAGCACTTCGTCGCCGCGGTCAGCAGCAAACGCCTGGCCGGTCTCCACGTCGTAGGTCGGGCCGATGACAGCCGTGATGCTTGAACGCAGCTCGCGCTCGGAGACCCCGGGCTGGGCCGTCACCGAGACCCAGTCGACGAGATCAGGCGCATCGAAGACGCTCTGCGCAGTCTCGAGATCGAAGGCGGCGAACGTGACCGCGCCCAACTCGCGCTGGTCGCCGAACGTGAACAGCCCCACGATCCGGAACGTCTCGGCCGGACCCTCGAGCAAGACGCGCACGCGGTCACCGATGTGGAAGTCGTGCTCACGAGCGGTGCTCGAGTCCATGGCGATCTCATGTCGCCCGTTCGGTGGGTGCCCGCGCCGGTCCCCGTCACGCACGAGGCGCAGCGGTCCCTCGTTGCCCGGTTGCGACCAGGTGATGCCGTTGGTCGGCGCGCCACCCGTCTGGATGTTCTCGCCGTTGCGATCGACGAACTGCGCGTAGTCGATGAGCACGCCGTTGGCGGTGCTGACTCCGTCGACCGTGCGCACTTGGTCGAGCAGGGCACTCGAGAAGCGTTGACGGCCGCTGTCGCCTCCGAACGGTGCCTGCTGGCGGACCACGAGGTCGATGCCCGAGCCGAACTGGCGGAACAAACCCTCGAAGGAGCGATCGAGCGTGTCGGTGAGCACGAACGTGCCGCTCACGAAGCTCACGCCGAGGAGCACGGCAAACGCCGTGAGCAGTAGGCGGACCTTCCGGGCCAGGATGCCCTTGACCGTCGCCTTCCACATCGGGGCCTGCGCGCTCCTCGGCGGCGCCAACCAGTGGAGCCGGCGCCCGAGGGACCATCATGGTCGCCCCGGCCCATCGATCGGGGGCACGCTCATGGGGGAGGCGAAGATGGGATTGCTCGACGGACGGTGTGCGGTGATCACCGGCGGTGGTTCGGGGATCGGCGCGGCAACGGCTCGCCGCATGGCCGCTGAAGGCGCGGCCGTGACCGTAATCGACCTCGACGGCGACGCGGCGGCGATCGTTGCGCGCGAGGTGAACGGTCATGCCCACAAGGCCGACGTCACCGACTACGACGCGCTCGAAGCGGCCATCCGCGATGCGCATGTGCAGATGGGCGGGCTCACAACGCTGTTCAACAACGCCGGCAACTCGAACATGGCACAGATCCACGAGTGGGACCTCGCCGAGTGGGATCGCGTGGTACGTCTCAACCTGACTGGTGTGTTCCATGGCTTCCGCGCCGCGGTTCCGCTCATGCTCGAGGGTGGCGGCGGGAGCATCGTGAGCACGTCGTCGATCAGCGGCACGCGTCCTGCGGCCGGTGAAGCGCCGTACGCGGCCGCGAAGGCCGCCGTTGCCGCGCTGACCGCGACCGCCGCGCTGGAGTACGCACCCACCGTCCGCGTCAACGCGATCGCGCCGGGGATGATCCACACCGGCCTCACCGACATCCTCCTCACTGGCTTCGACTGGACCGTGCCGTTCATGACCGACAAGACCCCGCTCGCGCGCATCGGGGCGCCCGAAGACATCGCCGATGTGGTGTTGTTCCTGGCCTCCGACCTCGCCCGGTTCGTCACCGGCCAGAACCTCGTGGTGGACGGCGGGATGACCCTCCACGGCTCCGGTGTCGACGGCCTCTACGACCGCTTCAAGGCGATGATCCCGCCCCGCGAGTAGCCCTCTGACCGGGCCCGAGACAGGCCCTGGAGCCTCACCCACCACCCATTGTGGCGGTCTTGTCTCAAGATCGCGCTCAAAGTGGTCGATTGCCTACCCGTCAAGCACTCAGTGTGGCGGAATGCGGGAGGCAGGACATGCGAGCGATCTGGAACCGGCGAGTCAAGACCTTGGTGGGCGGCCTTGCCGTCGCCGCCCTGGTCAGCGCCTGCGGACCAAAGGCCGCACAAGGGCCTGCGCCCTGCGCAGCACCGTCGGCTCCGGCCAATCCGACCGCGTCCGCGGTCTACAACCTGGCGAACAGCGACCGCGCCGCCAACGGGCTCCCCGCGCTCGCATGGAACCGCCAGCTCACCTGCCTCGCGAGCGAGTGGAGCGCAGTGATGGGGGCGTCCGGCTACCTGAGGCATCGTGACCTCAACGTCACGATCCGCTCGGCCGGCTACGCGTCCTATCGCACACTCGGAGAGAACATCCTCCGCGGTGCCAGCTCGATGACCGGCGCCCAGATGGAGGCGGCCTGGATGGCGTCGGCGCCACACCGGGCCAACATCCTCTCCAGCTCGTTCACGTCGATCGGATTCGGCTTCGCCATGGGATCCGACGGCCGCGTCTACGCAACCCAGAACTTCGGCGGCTGATGCGTTGGCGAGCGGGCCCGAAGGGGCGGGGCCGGGTACCCCGGCCCCGAGCGAGCACGATCAACAGGTAGGGGCGCACCGCGGCGGCCGGGGCGCGCGCAGAGCGCGCCCCGCTGCTGCTCTCTCACCTCACCCTTCGGGTGAGGCTCCGTCGTCGAGACGGTTCGCGATCCGCGCCGCGGCATCGTCCGGCGACTCGCGGTCGGTAGCCACCACAAGGTCAGGGTGCTCGGGTGGCTCGTACGGGTCGTCGACGCCGGTGAAGCCACTGAGCTCACCGGCGCGGGCCTTTGCATAGAGGCCCTTCGGGTCACGCGCCTCGCACACCTCGATGGGAGCGTCGACGAACACCTCGAGGAACGCGAGACCGGCGGCCTCGTGGAGCAGACGGGCCTGCGCGCGTCCGGCGCGATACGGGCTGATCAAGGGGACCACGGCAACGACGCCAGCGTCGGCGAACAGCCGGGCGACCTCGGCGACGCGGCGAACGTTCTCGGTCCGGTCATGCGCCGAGAAGCCCAGATCGCCGTTGAGCCCGTGCCGCAGGTTGTCTCCGTCGAGGGTGTACGTCGCGACGCCCCGGCCGACGAGCAGGCGAGTCAGCGCGGCCGCAACCGTCGACTTGCCCGAGCCCGAGAGCCCAGTGAGCCACACGGTCGCGCCGCGAAGACCGGCTGCCGTCCAACGCTCGGCGCGGGGCACGCCTTCTTCGTGCCAGACGACGTCGGGACTGCGTGGCGCGTCTGGTGTGCTGCTCATCCCGCCGACGCGGCGAGGATCATCCCTGCGCCGACGGTCTCGAACGTGCTCTCGTCGACCAGGATGAAGCTGCCGGTGGCGCGGTTACGGCGGTATTCGTCGACGAAGAGCGGCACGGTCGATCGCATCGAGATCCGCCCGATGTCGTTCATCGCGAGCGACTGCTGCTCGTCCTCGCGGTGGAGTGTGTTGACGTCGAGTCGGTAGTTCAGCTCCTGGATCCGCGCGCGTGCCGTGCGAGTCGTGTGCTTCACGGCGTAGATCTGCCCGGCTTGGAGTGGCCGTTCGCTGAACCAGCAGATCATGGCGTCCACGTCCTGGGTGACCGTGGGCGCGTTATGTGGCCGGGCGAACATGTCACCTCGGCTCACGTCGAGATTGTCGGCGAGCCGGATGTTCACCGACATCGGCGGATAGGCCTGGTCGACCGGGCCGCCGAACTCGTCGATCCCGGCGATGGTCGTCGTGAACCCGCTCGGGAGCACGAGGACCTCGTCTCCTGGCCGGAACATGCCGCTCGCGACCTGCCCGGCGTAGCCGCGGTAGTCGTGGTGTTCGTGTGACATCGGGCGCACCACGTACTGCACGGGGAAACGTGCGTCGATGAGGTTGCGGTCGGACCCGATGTAGACGTGTTCGAGATGATGCAACAGGGTCGGGCCCTCGTACCACGGCGTGTTCGGCGAGTGCTGCACCACGTTGTCGCCGTGCAGCGCGGACACCGGGATGAATGTGAGGTCGTCGATGTCGAGCTTCGCCGCGAAGTCGGAGAAGTCCTCGCAGATCTCGTCGAAGCGCTGCTCGTCGTAGTCGACAAGGTCCATCTTGTTCACACAGAGCACGAGGTGCTTCACCTGAAGCAAGGAGGCGATCACGGAATGACGCTTTGACTGCTCCAGGACTCCCTTGCGCGCGTCGACGAGCACGAGCGCGAGGTCGGCAGTTGATGCGCCGGTCACCATGTTGCGGGTGTACTGAGTGTGGCCGGGGGTATCGGCGATGATGAACTTGCGCCGCGGCGTGGCGAAGTAGCGGTAGGCCACGTCGATCGTGATGCCCTGCTCGCGCTCGGCGCGCAGACCATCGGTGAGTAGCGCGAGGTTCGTGTAGTCGAAGCCCTTGTCCCGGCTCGTGCGCTCCACGGCTTCGAGCTGGTCCTCGAAGATCTGCTTGGTCTCCAGGAGAAGCCGGCCGATCAGCGTCGACTTGCCGTCGTCGACCGACCCCGCCGTCGCAAACCGCAGCAGCTCCATCAGCCCGCAACCCCGCTTTTGGCGTCGATAGTGCTCGCTCTGCGATGTTCTTCGACGCCAAAACGCGCTCTGGGCATCAGAAGTAGCCCTCTTTCTTGCGGTCTTCCATGCCGGCCTCGGAGATGCGGTCGTCGGCGCGGGTCTCCCCCCGTTCGGTGAGTCGGGAGGCGGCCACCTCGGCGATCACTTCCTCCACCGTGGTTGCGGTCGATTCGACCGCACCGGTGCACGACGCGTCGCCAACCGTGCGGAAGCGCACCATCAGATCTTCGGGATCTTCACCGTCCAGAAGCGTCACGTACGGCGAAACGGCGAGGAGCATGCCGTCGCGCCGGAACACCGGTCGACGATGCGCGTAGTAGATGGACGGGAGCTCCACGCCGTCGTCGGCGACGTACTGCCACACATCGAGCTCGGTCCAGTTCGACAGCGGGAACACTCGGATGTGCTCGCCCTTGCGATGG harbors:
- a CDS encoding DUF5979 domain-containing protein, coding for MATYVGAEEPAPAEATAQESTTTTTQEPTTTTQAPTTTQPTTAAVQSLGLTIGPLGHTNPPQFEECKPTGSVNPWESDERADPSGDCTDGNIGQGNDAAVLAQCTGVFGSSVTNFYNSGTAAGTGNEDVSGVISDHSPAGTQVNVTPDPGVVIDGVFVKAGGGYNAYIGNETNMIGPMVGNWDSNDNQPSPNFADISHYVVCYHFSEVLEETGGLDVTKSIVGDAPANTTFTVNIDCETDDTGDGTLVFDEDGTLTNAGTIDSLPITGLPVGTSCTITEPDNGGADSVNITGSPAVITADTNQEVDVENTFQEEEPDTGGLDVTKSIVGDAPANTTFTVNIDCETDDTGDGTLVFDEDGTLTNAGTIDSLPITGLPVGTSCTITEPDNGGADSVNITGSPAVITADTNQDVDVENTFIEVGGDFTVRLDVDKQVVGSVAPAIGTQFVVHVSCTGDATVEEDLTFTYPNGLGVQSITEQIPSLGDLTCTVTETDPGGVILQGYKIDGGALQQGAPTIVLDLNRTNAGVTVVNDPSKGTEVGGSSVTVLPFTGSTTEILLKSAVWLLIIGAVAWLVTRRRRVTMLG
- a CDS encoding MFS transporter produces the protein MTSKVYAFRFFGDLILIYPLYAVLFARHGLSAAEISLLFVVWSVVSFALEVPTGVLADRFSRRHLLAVAQLVRAAGYLVWWLAPSFEGFAAGFVLWGIQGAITSGAFQALVFDELRAAREDHRYARIMGAGEAWSSGGAVVGSLIAAAVIPLGFGAILVASSAACLVTGAIALSFPAAAPAEPAVDHRYLMLLRAGVREVLGRRALLGFVVFSGAVVGLGAVEEFYALILRDVDISRAGISLWHAGFFLVAIAGNLLAHRVSDVSWLRLAAMSAAMGIALITTARVSASAVPITLVLFQGVYAIQYVAFDARLQTMITSRARATVTSVQGFVTELAAIATFLGFGAVASVTSTAAAAGAAGLTLVVVALAFGATASRRASEADEW
- a CDS encoding SDR family NAD(P)-dependent oxidoreductase, translating into MTNPFGDADKRVVVTGAATGVGAALIELLAELEASHVTVIDVKAPTGPHDVFIETDRSDSAAVDAAIAAIDGDVHALFNNAGVADTMPPRAVLAVNFLALRRLSEGLLDQVPAGGAIVQHGIDRREPVAVPPR
- a CDS encoding ABC transporter permease codes for the protein MWKATVKGILARKVRLLLTAFAVLLGVSFVSGTFVLTDTLDRSFEGLFRQFGSGIDLVVRQQAPFGGDSGRQRFSSALLDQVRTVDGVSTANGVLIDYAQFVDRNGENIQTGGAPTNGITWSQPGNEGPLRLVRDGDRRGHPPNGRHEIAMDSSTAREHDFHIGDRVRVLLEGPAETFRIVGLFTFGDQRELGAVTFAAFDLETAQSVFDAPDLVDWVSVTAQPGVSERELRSSITAVIGPTYDVETGQAFAADRGDEVLDFLELLTQLLLGFALIGLVVGAFIIFNTFTILVAQRTQELGLLRAMGASGRQVIASVIIEATVVGAIAAVAGVVVGLGLAAGLLALVSALGRDIPDGSLVLEQRTIVASLVVGVGVTVAASVWPALRAARVPPVAAISNVLPGRVRPMRWRVLVGTALLVGGIPALVIGLQRTQEATDVVNEIWLLALGALLVFFGAVVLLAALARPLAGILGFPLRAVDVTGVLARGNAMRNPRRTAATASALVIGLALVGLVSIFGASAKASVRAAVDAGIRADFILKAQQFSGFSPQVAERLDPLPELDAVAAFRFGNVRVNVIEEVVTGVSARALARVVDLSVREGSTAAMARDGVLLHADAAKEYAVGVGDAITIQFPLGFQSLRVAGIYDQADFLGLFPIDFIVAKRAYDQGFGDDEQDALIYAEAAGDRRAARSAIEAALGRDFPNIEVLSRSEYRADQEAQIDRFLAVTIALLLLSEIIAVLGIVNTLALSVYERTRELGLLRAVGMSRRQVRRMVRGESVLIAVIGGLLGAGIGVLWGWAFSTALETQGISEVRIPGVEFAAFIVLSMVAGVVAALAPAWRASRLDVLRAVTAD
- a CDS encoding glucose 1-dehydrogenase; the protein is MTVAFHIGACALLGGANQWSRRPRDHHGRPGPSIGGTLMGEAKMGLLDGRCAVITGGGSGIGAATARRMAAEGAAVTVIDLDGDAAAIVAREVNGHAHKADVTDYDALEAAIRDAHVQMGGLTTLFNNAGNSNMAQIHEWDLAEWDRVVRLNLTGVFHGFRAAVPLMLEGGGGSIVSTSSISGTRPAAGEAPYAAAKAAVAALTATAALEYAPTVRVNAIAPGMIHTGLTDILLTGFDWTVPFMTDKTPLARIGAPEDIADVVLFLASDLARFVTGQNLVVDGGMTLHGSGVDGLYDRFKAMIPPRE
- a CDS encoding CAP domain-containing protein, whose translation is MRAIWNRRVKTLVGGLAVAALVSACGPKAAQGPAPCAAPSAPANPTASAVYNLANSDRAANGLPALAWNRQLTCLASEWSAVMGASGYLRHRDLNVTIRSAGYASYRTLGENILRGASSMTGAQMEAAWMASAPHRANILSSSFTSIGFGFAMGSDGRVYATQNFGG
- the cysC gene encoding adenylyl-sulfate kinase: MSSTPDAPRSPDVVWHEEGVPRAERWTAAGLRGATVWLTGLSGSGKSTVAAALTRLLVGRGVATYTLDGDNLRHGLNGDLGFSAHDRTENVRRVAEVARLFADAGVVAVVPLISPYRAGRAQARLLHEAAGLAFLEVFVDAPIEVCEARDPKGLYAKARAGELSGFTGVDDPYEPPEHPDLVVATDRESPDDAAARIANRLDDGASPEG
- a CDS encoding GTP-binding protein; its protein translation is MELLRFATAGSVDDGKSTLIGRLLLETKQIFEDQLEAVERTSRDKGFDYTNLALLTDGLRAEREQGITIDVAYRYFATPRRKFIIADTPGHTQYTRNMVTGASTADLALVLVDARKGVLEQSKRHSVIASLLQVKHLVLCVNKMDLVDYDEQRFDEICEDFSDFAAKLDIDDLTFIPVSALHGDNVVQHSPNTPWYEGPTLLHHLEHVYIGSDRNLIDARFPVQYVVRPMSHEHHDYRGYAGQVASGMFRPGDEVLVLPSGFTTTIAGIDEFGGPVDQAYPPMSVNIRLADNLDVSRGDMFARPHNAPTVTQDVDAMICWFSERPLQAGQIYAVKHTTRTARARIQELNYRLDVNTLHREDEQQSLAMNDIGRISMRSTVPLFVDEYRRNRATGSFILVDESTFETVGAGMILAASAG